From the Variovorax paradoxus genome, the window TAGATGTCGCCGGCGCGGATGTCGAGGTCGAGGCGATCGAGCACTGTGTGGGCGCCGTACTGTTTGGTGAGGCCGGTGGCTCGGAGCATGGAGGAAACCCAGGTTGGAGAAAGCTGCGCGCAGGCTCGCGCCGGCGCGGGTGCGCCGTGGCATTCGTTCGTTCGGTGTTCTTGGGAAAAGCCGGCGCGGTGCGTGGGGAATGCGCGCCGGCAGCGCTTCAGCTCAGCGCTTGTTCTTGTTCTTCGCGCCGCCCTGGCGGGCCTTGAAGCGCGGATTCGACTTGCAGATCACGTAGGTGCGGCCTCGCCGCGTCACCACCTGGCAATCGCGGTGGCGCTTCTTTGCTTCCTTGAGCGAGGAAAGGACTTGCATGGCTGTACACGGGCCTCGGAGTTTCGGGACCCGCGACTATACGTTATTGCAAATTCATTCTCAATAACGCCGAACACTGACCGGCAGCCGACCTGCCGCGCGGCGGCCTCAGTGCGCCCTGCCGGCGCTGCGCCTGGGCGAAGCGCCGGCGCACGACGCGCACACGCCGTGCAGCGTGACCTCATGGCTCTTCACCTGGAAGCCCTTCGGAACGAGGTCGGTCATCGGACCCGGGCAGGCGTGCAGCAGGAAGACCTGGCCGCAGCTCGAGCAGTGGAAGTAGTGATGGTGGTGGTCGGCCTCGCGGCCATCGTGCTTCGCATGGCTGGCGGGCTTGCAGGCGACCTCGTAGCGCGCCGGCTCGCCCGGCAGCTCGACCTTGGCGATCTCGCCGTCCGCCAGCAGCAGCGACACCTGCCGGTACACGGTCGACAGGCTGATCTCGGGCACGATCTCGCGCGCGTGCGCCAGGATTTCAGGAGCGGTCAGGACGCGACCGGCGTCGCTGAAGGCGGAGAAAACGGCGTTGCGTTGGCGCGTGAGACGTTGCATCGTTCGATGATAGTGGGCCTCCCCGCAGGGCATCAGCCGACCGTGCGAACGACCTTGCCCTCGGCGTCCCTGATGACCGTCTGCTGTACCTGAAAGCGCACGCTGTCGAGGCTGCCCAGCACGTAGGTGCCTGCCAGCGGTTTGAGCGTGCGGGCCAGTTCGTGCACGGCGGCGTCGGTCAGCCGAAGCGTGAGGCCGTCCTCGCCTTCGCTCGCGCTGCTTGCATCGGCGCGCTCGAACAGCACGGAACCCTCGCGGCCGGCCAGCCTGAAGCCGCGGCCGAACGGCAGGCGCAGCGGCAGCAGCGTGGTGAGCTCATCGACCTGCAGCGCGCCGAACGTGATGTCGGTGACGGGCGAACGCAGCAGCCGCTTCTGCACCTTCCACCCCAGCACGTCGGTGAACAGGAAGCCGCTCGACGAGCCGTCGCGCCGCGCGCCCTCGTCCACCCGGGCGCGCACTTCCGGATCGCCGAGCAGCGACGGGCGCGCGAGGTCGGTCACCCACAGCGGCATCTTCGGCAGCAGGGCGTCGAGCAGCTTGCGCGTCTGCCACTGCTTGGCGGCGCGCTCCTCCTCTTGCGTCAGGCCGACCACCTGCAGGAAGTGCATGCGGCCGTTCGGCGTGTCGATGGCGGGCAGTTCGGGGTCGTACACGAAGCCCATCGAGCAGATCAGCGTGTCGCGCTCCAGCGCGATGGGACCGTTGGCCGTCATCCAGTGGCCGTCGTCGAACACGTTGCCGCTCTTGAACACATAGCGCGCGAGGTTCTGCAGGAAATTGATTGCCCAAGCGGGCGGTTCGGCATCGGCGGGTTCACCGGGTTCGCAGGCCAGGCGGAAGGTCAGCTCGAAGCCGTAGCCGCTGGTGTCCGCGTCGTCCGACTCCTTCGCGTACAGCTCGCTCAACCCGTAGGTCACGAAGTGCCAGTGCGGCACCGGCGAGAGGCGCTTCCACGCGCTCACGCCGTCGAGCGGGTCGGGGCCGCCGAGCATCCACTTGACGAGCGTCGCATAGTGCTTTGGTTCCTGTCCTGGGTAGAGGCGGTCGAGTGCTGCGCTGATGGCGTCCCAGCCCGGCGACAGGTCTTCGGCGTCGTCGGACAGGTCGTGCGTGGCTTCGGTCATGCGGCTCCTTGTAGTGATGGGGGCGGTGGATCGGACGGGCAAGGCTACACGGCGCGGATGTCCTCAGTTGGACGTCAGGCCCGCGTGGCATCCTCTGGAGCCCGATCGACTGCATACCATGGGAGAAAAGAACGTGAGACGGATCCATCGGCGAGGCGCGCTGGCCTTCTCGGCCGCGAGCGCGGCTTCCGCCCTGCTCGCTGCCTCGGGCTGCGGGCAACGCAGCGCACCGGCGTCCGCAGGCGCCCCGGCCACGGCCGGCCCTGCGGCATCGCCGGCTCCCGGCAGCGTGGCCATCACGCAGGAAGACATCGACTGGTTCCGCCGCAGCACGGCCGAATGGATTCCCTGCGAATCGGGTGCCCCCGGCATCGTTCCGCCCGACCTGTCGCTCGAGCAGTTCGGCGATGCGCTCGAAGCCGGCGACACGACGGCCTCGCCGGTCATCGACCGCTTCGTGAAGGTCAGCGCAGCCTTCTTCCTGCATGCCAGCTTCGCGCCGGGCCACTACGGCTTCCTGCCGCCCTTTGGCAAGCGCAACGCGTTCGACGTGACCGACGAGCACATCCGGCTGCTGCAGCATGCGAACTGGCGCACCTTCATGATCGACTGCAAGCGCCCTTACGGCGACTTCACGCACTACGAGATCGACATGGCCGACATCCTGGGCCTGAAGGTCACCAAGGACGCGAAGGGCTACGCGCAGATCGGCAGCGACGCGGAGAAGCGCATGGACGCCCTGCACGCCGACATGCTCTACGCGCTGCAGGCCTACATCCGCTTCGCGCGGCTGGGGCCGGGGCGCTACGTCGTGCCGGAGCGGGGCTTCGCGCAGACCGTGGGGCGTCCGCTGTGCCGGCCGGTGTCGGCCACGCGCATCGCGATGTACCAGCGCGCGCTGGCGGCCGCAGGACCGCGCCCCGACACGCGCCGCACCGCTGCGCTGAACGAGGCAGCCGCCGCCCTGTTCGCGCTGGACTGAGCCACAGCCCGGGTCAGGCTGCGGCGTCGTCGCCCGCGGGCTCTCCGCCCGGCTTGCGCTTCTTGCGCGCGGCCTTCTTCGCGGCGCGCTCGGCGTCGGCGCGCTGGCCGTCGGCCAGCCATTGCGCGAACTCTTCCGGCGTCTCGAGCGTGATGCGCCCGAGGTTGCCCGCCCGGAACTCGTGCATCACGATTTCCGCCGCCTTCTGCATGCTGACCCTGCCCTTGCCGAGCAGCGCGCCGCGCTTGCGGCCGATGGTGTCCAGGAGGTCTTCGTCCTTCATGGCGGCCATGGCCTCGTCGTCGAGTTCCACCAGCTTGAAGCGCGCCGAGACGCCTGCGGCGTAGTTGCCCTTGAGGTAGCCGAGCAGCTCGAGCGCCACCTCTTCCTCGTCGAAGGCATTGCGGCCCACCGCACCGCTGGCGGCGAGGTTGTAGCCGCTCCGGGGCACGATGATGCGCGGCCACAGCATCCCGGGCGTGTCCCACAGGTAGAAGTCGTCGGCCAGCGTGATGCGCTGCTCGAGCTTGGTGATGCCGGCCTCGTCACCGGTCTTGGCCTTGCGCCCGCCGGTGAGCGTGTTGATGAGCGTCGACTTGCCCACGTTCGGAATGCCGCAGATCAGCACGCGCATCGGCTTGGCCATGCCGCCCCGGTTGGGCGAGAGTTCGTGGCAGCCTTTCACGAGCTGCTGCGCGGGCGTGGCGAGGCTCGCGTCGAGACCGATGGCGCGCGTGCCCGGCAGTGCGTTGTAGTGCGCGAGCCAGCGCGCGGTGCGCTCGGGGTCGGCGAGGTCCTGCTTGTTGAGCACCTTCAGCGTGGGCCGTCCCGCGGTGAGCTCGGCCAGCATCGGGTTCGCACTCGAGCCGGGCAGACGCGCGTCGAGCAGTTCGATGACCACGTCGATGTCTTTCACCCGCTCGGCGAGGGCCTTCTGGGTCGAATACATGTGACCGGGAAACCATTGGATCGCCATCGGTGGGTGCCTTTTCTGTTCTTGTGCTGGTGTGCGGTATCGGATGCCATCCGCAGGGGACGGGTGCGCATTGTGGCCCCGCAACCTGAACGGCCACTGCGCGCTACGCTTTTGATAGCTGAAAGCGGGCATTCTGCCTTCGGTCGAACCGTATCCGCCCCCTAGAATCCGCGCGCTGCCCGCGCAGCCATTCCAACAAATCATCGAGGGAATCCATGTCCAAGCGCCTTGCCGCTGCCGCCCTGCTGGCAGCTTCCGCCGTGTCCGCGACCGTTGCCCATGCCCAGCGGCCCTCCGCGCCCGCCGGGCCCATGACCAATGGCTACCTGTGCTGCAACATGCGCACGTACGGCAGTTCGATCAGCGACATCAACTACGACGAGCAGGGCACGCGCATCGTGGCGGTGGGCTCGCCGGCGCGCATCACGGCCTACGACTTCCGCTGGTTCGACGCCGACATCGCGGGCAAGCCTCAACGCATCAAGAACGACTACAGCCGCAACCTCACGCTGCCGGCGTTCGCGCAGCGCTACGTGGTCACCGAAGATCCGAAGCAGAAGATGGCCGCTTTCGCGCCCGCCGTGCGCGACGCCATCCTCGCCATGAAGGTGATGCCCGGCATGACGCGCGAGCAGGTGCTGATGGCCATCGGCTATCCCGTGGCCAGCGAGAACCCCAGCCTCGACGCGCCCGTTTGGCGCTACTGGCGGGACAGCTGGTCGGAGTTCCAGGTGAGCTTCGACGACAAGGGCCTCGTGAAGACCGTGGTGGGCGACCCGGTGACGCTCAGCCGCATGCTCGCGGCCCCGGGGGGCGCGGCGGCTCAGCCTTAAGTTCTCGCGCATCGCGCATGTGTTGCACACACATGCAATCCCCTAGAGGTTTTTGCATCGCGGTGGCGGATATCGCCCCTATCATTTGACCGAGTGCGGCGCCCGAGCGTCGGTCGAATCGACAACCCTTCGATGGAGTTACCCGCGATGAAACCCGTCTCCGAACTGCTCAAGCGCCATGATTCCGCAGCATGGCGCACCTCCCCCGACACCAGCGTGTTCGACGCGCTGTCCACGCTGGCGCGCTTCGAGGTGGGCGCGCTGATGGTGATGGACGGCGAGAAGCTGGTGGGCTTTCTCTCCGAGCGCGACTACACCCGCAAGGTGGCGCTGCAGGGCAAGAACTCCAAGGAAGTGAAGGTGCGCGAGATCATGACGCCCGACGTCATGACCGTCACCCCGCAGACCCGCACGCGCGCCTGCATGACGCTCATGAGCCAGCGCAAGTTCCGCCACCTGCCGGTGGTCGACGGCGACAAGGTGGTCGGCATGATCTCCATCCAGGATCTGATGGACGACATCATCTCGGACCACGAGGCGACCATCGAGCAGTTGACCACGTACATCCAGAGCTGAGCAAGTCCGGCGCATTGCGGACCCTGCCCGGCGCATGGGTAGGGAATCGACCTACGCGCAATGCGGGGGTTGCGGGCGCACAGTGGGCCTTCGTTCATCCATCCAGCAGGGACATTGCACATGCAGATTCAGGTCAACACGAGCAACGGCATCACCAACAAGGACGCGCTGGAGCGTTGGGCCGACACCGAGATCAAGCAGCACCTGAGCCGTTTCGTCGAGGACGTGACGCGCGTCGAGGTGCACCTGAGTGACGAGAACCACGACAAGACCGGCGGCGCCGACAAGTGCTGCGTCATGGAAGCGCGCCTCGCGCACCACCAGCCGCTGGCAGTCACGCAACACGCCGCAAGCCTGGACGAGGCCTTCCGCGGCGCGGCCGACAAGCTCAAGCGCCTGCTCGACAACACGCTGGGGCGCCTTCACAACCACCGCGATCGCGGCTCGATCCGCACCGACCCGGGCTTCATCGCCGAGTGAGGGCCTTGCCGGCGGCTGCCGATCCGCGGCCGCGTCCGCGCTGGCGCGCCTTCGGCGCATCCAGTGCGGGCAGTTCGGCGGGCGCTTCCTCAGCAATGAGCGGCGGCCTGTGGCCGCTCGCCATCCAGGCGTCATAGAAATCGATCTTGCGGTCGACCAGCGAGAGCGCACGCTTCCATTGCGCGATGGTCGCATTCACCCGCTCGCGGTGCGCGGCGAGCATGTCGCGCCGTTCGCGCAGCGTGACCTTGCCCTGCATCGCCAGCGCCGTGTATTCGCGCATCTCGGCGATCGACATGCCGGTGCGGCGAAGCCGTTCCATCAGGTCGAGCCAGCCCACGTGCATCTCCCCATAGAGCCGCCGGCCGCCGTCGTCGCGCGCCACGCCGGGCACGAGGCCCTGCGTCTCGTACCAGCGGATGGCGTGCACCGTGCGGCCCGTGCGCGAGGCCAGCTCGCCGATGTGGAAGGGGGTTCCCCGTTCAGCCGGCATGGGCGGTTGCGACGACCGCAGGTGTCGACTGCATGGAGGGCGCATCGAGTGCCTCCTGTACCAGCGCGGTGTCGAAGTACTCCGTCAGCTCCTTCACCTTGCCTCCTTCGAGTCGGTAGACGTAGCAATAGCGGTTGTTGTAGCGCTTGCCGGCCTTGGTGGACACGTCGCCGCTGAACAGCACCACCACCCGGTCGCCCTCGGCAATGATGCGCTCGGTCTTGCTGGCGTAGGGTCCGGCGAACTGTGCGAAGAGCGGCGCCAGCAGCTCCTCGCGGATGGCCTTCTTGCCCACGTAGGTGCGCGACCACGCCGTGCTGCCCTCCAGCTTCCAGCTGGCGTCTTCCGCGAGGCTGTCGACGAAGACGCTGCCGTTGCCCTTGTCCAGCTCGGCGTGGATGTGCCGGACGAGGGCCTTGTTGTCGATCGTGTTCATGGCTTGGTTTCCTTCGGTTGAATGGCCCGCGAGCCCGATCGGGCCCGCGGTGGATTCATTGGAAATGCTCGAGTGCACTCGAGGTCAAGCGCCGTGAACACGGCGGCCCGGTCAGCCGCGCCTGGCGTTCGCCATGGCCTTGCCGACTTCGTTGGTGCCCTGCGCCGCGCCGCTTTGCGGCACGGTCTCGCCTTCGCGCGACGTCACCTCGGCCAGACGGGCGGCCAGCTGCTCCGGCGCATCGGGGCCGATGCCCAGCCAGGCACCCTGCGTCATCGTGATGTGCGCGGCCTCGAAAGTGCCGGCACCGGCGCAGAGGATGGTGCGGTTGGGCGCGTCCTGCGCGGCCAGCACCAGCATCGCGGGCACCACAGCCTCGGGCTTGAGCGCGTCCAGCACTTCCTGCGGCATCAGGCCTTCGGTCATGCGGGTGGCGGCGGTGGGCGCCAGGCAGTTCACGCGGATGTCGTTCTTCGCGCCTTCCAGGCTCAAGGTCTGCATCAGCCCGACGAGCGCGAGCTTGGCGGCACCGTAGTTGCTCTGGCCGAAATTGCCGTACAGGCCCGACGACGACGTGGTCATCACGATGCGGCCGTACTTCTGCTCGTTCATGAGCGCCCAGACGGCCTTGGTGCAGTTCACCGCGCCCATGAGGTGAACGTCGACCACCAGCCTGAAATCGGCCAGTTCCATCTTGGCGAAGCTCTTGTCGCGCAGGATGCCGGCGTTGTTGATCAGGATGTCCACGCGGCCCCAGGCATCCACCGCCTGCTTCACCATGGCCTGCACCGCCTCGAAGTCGGTCACCGAGGCGCCGTTGGCAATGGCCTCGCCACCGGCCGCCTTGATCTCGTCGACCACCGCCTGCGCGGCGCTCACCGAGCCGCCGGAGCCGTCGCGTGCGCCGCCCAGGTCGTTGACCACCACCTTCGCGCCGCGCGCCGCCAGGGCCAGCGCATGCTGGCGGCCCAGGCCGCCGCCCGCGCCGGTCACGATGGCCACGCGGCCCTTGAAGTCGATGGTGCTGTTGCTGCTGCTCATGTCTCTCTGTCGCTTTCCTAGGGAGTTGCCGTTGTTCCGTTGCCGCGCCGAAGGCTGCAGCGTGGCGTTTTAACCCAGAACGGCAGCGGCGCGCAGTCCACCGCAGGGAGGACAAGTCGCCCTGGCGTCAGCCCCGGCCGGCCTCGCGGGTCAGCCGTGCGAGGCTCCCACCCGCTCGCAATAGGCCACCAGTTCGTCGAGTTCGGCCGACTTGTCGAAGAACGCATCGGCGCCCAGCTGCTCGGACCGCTCGCGCATGTCGGGGGTGGCGTAGTTGCTCAACACGATCACCTTCTGGTGCGGTGCCCGGTTGCGGCAGGCGTGGAGCACGCCGAGGCCGTTGCCGCGCTTGAGGAACAGGTCGACGATGGTCAGGTCCCATTCGTCGGTGTGCATGCGCAGCCACGTGACTGCCTCGTCCTCGGTGCTGGCCGACGCCACGACCTGCGCGTCAGCCACGTCCTCCAGGAAACCCACCAGGTTTTCCCGGATCACCGGACTGTCTTCGACGAGGTAGGCCTTGAATGTCATGTCCGCCATCGTCGCGAGGCGTCGCGGGCGCGCGGTGGGCGAGTCGGGCCAATGCCTGTAGGCCATCGGCCCCCGCACCTGTCGGCTGGCGAAGGCGCCGCGGCGCGAAGCACTGCGGCGCCGGCGGCCGGAACTGTGCTGCAGCCCTTAGGCCGCGACCGCCATGCGGCCGCGGGCCATGCCCAGGCGCGCGGGCGATACGTACTGCTCGCGATAGATCTCGAAGGGCATGGTGTCGGCCGCCTCGATGCGCTTCTGCTCCTGGATGGATTCGGCCGTCATCTGCTCGAACTGCGCCTGCAGCGCGGGCGCGAACGGCAGCGCGAGCAGTTCGGTGCGGGTCTGCTCCGAGCGGGCACGCACGAAGCTCACGAAGGAGTTGCCGTGCTGCTTCTCGATGGCCTCCAGCACGCGTGCCGAGGGCAGGCTGTCGGGCGCCTGCAGTGCAGCCCTGGCTGCGAGCACGGCATCGGCGTGCAGCGTGCCGCTGCCTTGTGCCGCATCGAGCGCCGCCGCGATGGGCATGCACTGCTCGACCAGCTCGGCGCCCCACTCGGCGAGCCCCACTTCGCGCCCGCCGCGCAGCAGTTGCAGCCCCAACTCGCGGCCGCGCGCCGCGGTGA encodes:
- the ykgO gene encoding type B 50S ribosomal protein L36, producing MQVLSSLKEAKKRHRDCQVVTRRGRTYVICKSNPRFKARQGGAKNKNKR
- a CDS encoding suppressor of fused domain protein gives rise to the protein MTEATHDLSDDAEDLSPGWDAISAALDRLYPGQEPKHYATLVKWMLGGPDPLDGVSAWKRLSPVPHWHFVTYGLSELYAKESDDADTSGYGFELTFRLACEPGEPADAEPPAWAINFLQNLARYVFKSGNVFDDGHWMTANGPIALERDTLICSMGFVYDPELPAIDTPNGRMHFLQVVGLTQEEERAAKQWQTRKLLDALLPKMPLWVTDLARPSLLGDPEVRARVDEGARRDGSSSGFLFTDVLGWKVQKRLLRSPVTDITFGALQVDELTTLLPLRLPFGRGFRLAGREGSVLFERADASSASEGEDGLTLRLTDAAVHELARTLKPLAGTYVLGSLDSVRFQVQQTVIRDAEGKVVRTVG
- a CDS encoding transcriptional repressor; protein product: MQRLTRQRNAVFSAFSDAGRVLTAPEILAHAREIVPEISLSTVYRQVSLLLADGEIAKVELPGEPARYEVACKPASHAKHDGREADHHHHYFHCSSCGQVFLLHACPGPMTDLVPKGFQVKSHEVTLHGVCASCAGASPRRSAGRAH
- a CDS encoding response regulator transcription factor, with protein sequence MTFKAYLVEDSPVIRENLVGFLEDVADAQVVASASTEDEAVTWLRMHTDEWDLTIVDLFLKRGNGLGVLHACRNRAPHQKVIVLSNYATPDMRERSEQLGADAFFDKSAELDELVAYCERVGASHG
- a CDS encoding CBS domain-containing protein; translation: MKPVSELLKRHDSAAWRTSPDTSVFDALSTLARFEVGALMVMDGEKLVGFLSERDYTRKVALQGKNSKEVKVREIMTPDVMTVTPQTRTRACMTLMSQRKFRHLPVVDGDKVVGMISIQDLMDDIISDHEATIEQLTTYIQS
- a CDS encoding HPF/RaiA family ribosome-associated protein; translated protein: MQIQVNTSNGITNKDALERWADTEIKQHLSRFVEDVTRVEVHLSDENHDKTGGADKCCVMEARLAHHQPLAVTQHAASLDEAFRGAADKLKRLLDNTLGRLHNHRDRGSIRTDPGFIAE
- a CDS encoding SDR family NAD(P)-dependent oxidoreductase; the protein is MSSSNSTIDFKGRVAIVTGAGGGLGRQHALALAARGAKVVVNDLGGARDGSGGSVSAAQAVVDEIKAAGGEAIANGASVTDFEAVQAMVKQAVDAWGRVDILINNAGILRDKSFAKMELADFRLVVDVHLMGAVNCTKAVWALMNEQKYGRIVMTTSSSGLYGNFGQSNYGAAKLALVGLMQTLSLEGAKNDIRVNCLAPTAATRMTEGLMPQEVLDALKPEAVVPAMLVLAAQDAPNRTILCAGAGTFEAAHITMTQGAWLGIGPDAPEQLAARLAEVTSREGETVPQSGAAQGTNEVGKAMANARRG
- a CDS encoding nuclear transport factor 2 family protein, yielding MNTIDNKALVRHIHAELDKGNGSVFVDSLAEDASWKLEGSTAWSRTYVGKKAIREELLAPLFAQFAGPYASKTERIIAEGDRVVVLFSGDVSTKAGKRYNNRYCYVYRLEGGKVKELTEYFDTALVQEALDAPSMQSTPAVVATAHAG
- a CDS encoding cell envelope protein SmpA, yielding MSKRLAAAALLAASAVSATVAHAQRPSAPAGPMTNGYLCCNMRTYGSSISDINYDEQGTRIVAVGSPARITAYDFRWFDADIAGKPQRIKNDYSRNLTLPAFAQRYVVTEDPKQKMAAFAPAVRDAILAMKVMPGMTREQVLMAIGYPVASENPSLDAPVWRYWRDSWSEFQVSFDDKGLVKTVVGDPVTLSRMLAAPGGAAAQP
- a CDS encoding MerR family transcriptional regulator, with translation MPAERGTPFHIGELASRTGRTVHAIRWYETQGLVPGVARDDGGRRLYGEMHVGWLDLMERLRRTGMSIAEMREYTALAMQGKVTLRERRDMLAAHRERVNATIAQWKRALSLVDRKIDFYDAWMASGHRPPLIAEEAPAELPALDAPKARQRGRGRGSAAAGKALTRR
- the ylqF gene encoding ribosome biogenesis GTPase YlqF; amino-acid sequence: MAIQWFPGHMYSTQKALAERVKDIDVVIELLDARLPGSSANPMLAELTAGRPTLKVLNKQDLADPERTARWLAHYNALPGTRAIGLDASLATPAQQLVKGCHELSPNRGGMAKPMRVLICGIPNVGKSTLINTLTGGRKAKTGDEAGITKLEQRITLADDFYLWDTPGMLWPRIIVPRSGYNLAASGAVGRNAFDEEEVALELLGYLKGNYAAGVSARFKLVELDDEAMAAMKDEDLLDTIGRKRGALLGKGRVSMQKAAEIVMHEFRAGNLGRITLETPEEFAQWLADGQRADAERAAKKAARKKRKPGGEPAGDDAAA